The following coding sequences are from one Saccharomyces eubayanus strain FM1318 chromosome VII, whole genome shotgun sequence window:
- the KSS1 gene encoding mitogen-activated serine/threonine-protein kinase KSS1 yields MARTITFDIPSQYKLVDLIGEGAYGTVCSAIHKPSGIKVAIKKIQPFSKKLFVTRTIREIKLLRYFHEHENIISILDKVRPVSIDKLNAVYLVEELMETDLQKVINNQNNGSSTLSDDHIQYFTYQILRALKSIHSAQVIHRDIKPSNLLLNSNCDLKVCDFGLARCLASSSDSRETLVGFMTEYVATRWYRAPEIMLTFQEYTTAMDIWSCGCILAEMLSGKPLFPGRDYHHQLWLILEVLGTPSFEDFNQIKSKRAKEYIANLPMRPPLPWENVWAKTDLNPDMIDLLNKMLQFNPDKRISAAEALRHPYLAMYHDSSDEPEYPPLNLDDEFWKLDNKIMRPEEEEEVPIEVLKDMLYDELMKTME; encoded by the coding sequence ATGGCCAGAACCATAACATTCGATATTCCCTCTCAGTACAAACTCGTAGATTTGATAGGCGAGGGAGCATACGGAACAGTATGTTCCGCAATTCACAAACCTTCTGGTATAAAAGTAGCTATCAAGAAGATACAGCCATTTAGCAAGAAACTTTTCGTAACCAGGACCATACGTGAGATCAAACTGCTACGGTATTTCCACGAACACGAAAATATAATAAGTATATTAGATAAAGTAAGACCAGTATCCATCGACAAGTTGAACGCTGTCTACTTAGTCGAAGAATTGATGGAAACTGACTTACAAAAAGTGATCAATAACCAGAATAATGGCTCCTCTACTTTAAGTGATGATCACATTCAATATTTCACTTACCAGATTTTGAGGGCGCTCAAATCTATCCATAGTGCACAGGTTATCCATAGAGATATAAAGCCATCGAACCTGTTACTGAATTCAAATTGTGACTTGAAGGTTTGCGATTTTGGGCTAGCTCGGTGCTTAGCTAGTAGTAGTGATTCAAGAGAAACCTTGGTTGGGTTCATGACGGAATACGTGGCGACGCGATGGTACAGAGCACCAGAAATTATGTTAACCTTCCAAGAGTATACAACTGCGATGGATATTTGGTCATGTGGGTGTATACTGGCTGAAATGCTTTCAGGGAAACCTTTGTTCCCAGGCAGGGACTATCACCATCAGTTATGGCTAATTTTGGAAGTGCTAGGCACCCCGTCCTTCGAAGACTTCAACCAAATCAAATCCAAGAGAGCTAAAGAATATATAGCAAACTTACCCATGAGGCCGCCTTTACCGTGGGAGAACGTGTGGGCAAAAACGGATCTAAATCCTGATATGATAGATTTACTAAACAAGATGCTGCAATTCAATCCTGACAAGAGAATAAGCGCTGCGGAAGCCCTGAGACATCCTTACCTGGCGATGTATCACGATTCAAGCGACGAACCAGAATACCCTCCGCTCAACTTAGACGACGAGTTTTGGAAGCTAGATAACAAAATAATGCGTccagaggaagaagaagaagtgcCTATAGAAGTGCTTAAAGACATGCTCTACGATGAACTGATGAAGACCATGGAATAG
- the BUD9 gene encoding Bud9p, whose protein sequence is MSQISRNDSATTDTSISTSGSTTVLSTSSSDKDTVSINQQRARIRSGSLFVEGSHLSPSSETKSYNIYIDDTKYDKIFRGDSTSSGTGSPQVFEDAKDDNFHEESHRALENSILDLIRRGSEAAEFPLPPPCSSDRNRNSSHGSSAETNPNGHSSSGTISTSVLLNLGSAEKHAETARGDYIDSSSVKSSDKKKERRSSSYYPPYYPPNGGSPQNEQPGNTVSKSRASSQVQDEYSSFSSVRYDDGFVPSIEEAVEVSKKKISNDASKDVFPDQTFIPHEFQIPKKAWNRPSAHTPTKSFPMVKTPRNHYLLTDILKPSEAVDLANQQRSPTLLNNTLHPNTWHSSAKEGPQPRNQDEKLRETNRSAPNHIYRSQAPLDVGANTSGGQNSLYHEEHSNNADDYSVSKEIGQENQDGTKYEYETFAKGADQEWQSPFQMHTIPIQRIDTSSIHSYDSQTRGFSEVYSISRIMVTLCTCVLIPPLFFFFSIDGNNGISNYRLMRMIMNHEHRIGLLKGFEWDIDIKWFRTLCFILGCIELLAIFAGIGIGFGVGVTRE, encoded by the coding sequence ATGTCACAAATATCTAGAAATGATTCGGCTACCACTGACACTTCAATATCAACCTCGGGATCTACAACGGTATTGTCCACATCCTCGTCCGATAAGGACACTGTGAGTATAAACCAACAACGCGCAAGAATAAGGTCCGGCTCATTATTTGTCGAGGGATCTCATCTATCTCCATCATCGGAAACGAAATCATATAACATTTACATCGATGATACCAAATACGATAAAATCTTTAGAGGAGATTCAACCTCAAGTGGCACGGGCAGTCCGCAGGTCTTCGAAGATGCTAAAGATGATAATTTCCACGAAGAATCACATAGAGCTTTGGAGAATTCAATTTTGGATTTAATACGACGAGGCTCGGAAGCTGCAGAATTCCCATTACCTCCGCCATGCTCAAGTGACAGAAACAGAAATTCTTCCCACGGCTCTTCCGCAGAAACGAATCCGAATGGACACAGTAGCAGCGGTACTATTTCTACTTCAgtacttttgaatttgggTTCCGCTGAAAAGCATGCTGAGACCGCCAGGGGTGATTATATAGATTCATCTTCAGTAAAATCAtcagataaaaaaaaggagagACGTTCTTCGTCATACTATCCGCCATACTATCCACCAAATGGAGGTAGCCCACAAAACGAACAGCCAGGGAATACCGTTTCGAAAAGCCGAGCCTCAAGTCAAGTGCAGGATGAATActcttcattttcctctGTGCGGTATGATGACGGGTTCGTACCATCGATTGAAGAAGCTGTTGAAGTAtctaagaaaaagatttcCAATGACGCATCAAAAGATGTTTTTCCTGACCAGACTTTCATACCGCATGAGTTTCAAATACCAAAAAAGGCTTGGAATAGGCCCTCGGCACATACCCCTACAAAGTCATTTCCCATGGTCAAAACTCCAAGAAACCATTATCTGCTAACCGACATATTAAAACCGTCTGAAGCGGTTGACCTTGCCAATCAACAAAGGTCTCCTACCTTGTTAAATAACACATTACACCCTAATACATGGCATAGCTCTGCTAAAGAAGGCCCCCAACCCCGAAACCAAGATGAAAAGCTGCGGGAAACCAACCGATCCGCTCCAAATCATATTTATCGTTCCCAAGCTCCTCTTGATGTAGGAGCGAACACCTCGGGTGGTCAAAACTCACTGTATCATGAAGAACATTCAAATAATGCGGATGACTATTCAGTTTCTAAAGAAATCGGTCAAGAAAATCAGGATGGCACAAAATACGAATACGAAACATTTGCTAAAGGCGCGGACCAAGAATGGCAATCGCCCTTTCAAATGCACACGATACCCATTCAGAGAATAGACACATCCTCCATACATTCGTATGACTCCCAAACGCGTGGATTCTCCGAAGTCTATAGTATATCAAGAATCATGGTGACACTGTGCACCTGTGTTTTAATTCCGCCgctgttctttttcttttccattgaTGGAAATAACGGTATTTCAAATTATAGACTAATGAGAATGATAATGAATCATGAGCATAGAATTGGCCTACTCAAAGGATTCGAATGGGACATTGACATAAAATGGTTCAGAACGttatgttttattttagGATGCATAGAGTTGTTAGCTATATTCGCTGGTATAGGAATAGGATTTGGCGTGGGAGTAACTCGAGAGTAG
- the MTE1 gene encoding Mte1p, translated as MLSHIVEYECQYTDQIYKKRKIWHDGKLKYFQINNRFMLYTEKDNILLTSEFKTSSKELKAILNPEGFDIEEHRIFSQFLVIISGIIDEYDRDIQVTASHVRTDPPILSVQKKQPASSECVPTLNHISTAREIHSNTKVTIPKDKQKQDSGARGGFNISKLTLKVNKPFKKPKRILNANVVNELNRPSIRDRRSPETVQPDEVNIGIEKIHEVEKIMLGEDDILKCPGETNLQDSKGTDGSEKKTGVRMATKSKRGSRIRKIVHEPLKI; from the coding sequence ATGCTATCACATATCGTTGAGTATGAATGCCAATATACCGATCAGATTTACAAAAAGCGCAAAATTTGGCATGATGGCAAACTAAAgtattttcaaataaacaaCAGATTCATGCTCTATACGGAAAAGGATAACATTTTATTAACTAGTGAATTCAAAACAAGTTCCAAAGAGCTGAAGGCCATTTTGAACCCGGAAGGGTTTGATATCGAAGAGCATAGGATTTTCAGTCAGTTTTTAGTAATAATCTCAGGTATTATCGACGAATATGATAGGGATATTCAAGTAACAGCATCTCACGTCAGAACAGATCCTCCTATTCTATCAGTGCAAAAAAAGCAACCTGCTTCCTCAGAATGTGTGCCTACTTTGAACCACATTTCAACTGCAAGGGAGATACATTCAAATACGAAAGTCACAATTCCTAAAGACAAGCAGAAACAGGACAGTGGTGCTAGAGGTGGATTCAACATTAGCAAGCTTACTTTAAAGGTGAACAAGCCTTTTAAGAAGCCCAAGAGGATATTGAATGCTAATGTAGTGAATGAGTTGAACAGGCCGAGTATAAGGGATAGAAGAAGTCCAGAAACGGTGCAACCAGATGAGGTAAATATTGGTATAGAGAAGATAcatgaagttgaaaaaatcatgcTGGGTGAagatgatattttaaaaTGTCCAGGTGAGACAAATCTGCAAGATTCTAAGGGTACAGATGGttctgaaaagaaaactggtGTAAGAATGGCGACCAAGAGTAAGAGAGGAAGTAGAATACGAAAAATCGTTCACGAACCACtcaaaatttga
- the NQM1 gene encoding sedoheptulose-7-phosphate:D-glyceraldehyde-3-phosphate transaldolase NQM1, with protein MSEHSDKKQKVAISSLDQLKKAGTHVVADSGDFESISKYEPQDSTTNPSLILAASKLEKYERLIDASVEYGRKHGKTDHEKVDNAMDKILVEFGSQILKIVPGRVSTEVDARLSFDKKATVKKALHIIKLYNEVGVPKERVLIKIASTWEGIQAAKELEAKHGIHCNMTLLFSFTQAVACAEAKVTLISPFVGRIMDFYKERSGEDYTGETDPGVLSVRKIYSYYKRHGYNTEVMAASFRNLDELKALAGIDDMTLPLNILQQLHESTDPIENKLNAETAKKEGVDKISFINDEPHFRYVFNEDQMATEKVSDGIRKFSVDIEALYKLVEEKM; from the coding sequence ATGTCAGAACACTCAGacaaaaaacagaaagttGCTATTTCGTCCTTGGACCAGTTGAAGAAGGCTGGGACCCATGTRGTGGCTGATTCTGGGGATTTTGAGTCCATTTCCAAGTACGAACCCCAGGACTCAACTACCAACCCTTCTCTGATATTGGCCGCTTCAAAGCTAGAGAAATATGAAAGGCTGATCGATGCCTCTGTCGAGTACGGTAGGAAGCATGGTAAGACCGATCATGAGAAAGTTGACAATGCCATGGATAAAATATTGGTGGAATTTGGTTCAcagattttgaagatcGTGCCAGGTAGAGTATCCACCGAAGTGGATGCAAGGCTGTCCTTTGACAAGAAAGCCACTGTTAAAAAAGCTCTCCATATAATCAAACTGTACAATGAGGTGGGCGTGCCTAAAGAAAGAGTATTGATCAAGATAGCTTCTACATGGGAGGGCATCCAAGCTGCTAAAGAGTTGGAAGCAAAACATGGCATTCATTGTAACATGACcttgttgttttccttCACTCAAGCTGTAGCATGTGCAGAGGCAAAAGTTACTTTGATTTCCCCATTTGTGGGAAGGATCATGGATTTCTACAAGGAGCGGTCAGGTGAGGACTACACCGGAGAGACTGATCCCGGTGTTCTCTCTGTGAGAAAGATTTACAGCTACTATAAGAGGCACGGCTACAATACCGAGGTGATGGCGGCTTCCTTTAGAAACCTTGACGAGCTGAAGGCCTTGGCAGGTATTGATGACATGACTCTCCCACTGAATATTTTGCAACAGTTACACGAGTCAACAGATCctattgaaaacaaattgaaCGCAGAGACCGCTAAAAAGGAAGGTGTCGacaaaatatcttttatcAACGATGAACCTCACTTCAGATACGTCTTTAACGAAGATCAAATGGCCACAGAAAAAGTATCTGATGGtattagaaaattttctgtAGACATCGAAGCGCTGTACAAGTTAGTTGAGGAAAAAATGTGA
- the RME1 gene encoding Rme1p, giving the protein MPLYFGQNSAIANVSWNGENFQEVKSFCHWHEAERNINQNSVTLLGDDANLYFAKNYLLGSLESTVPIPEVQGQVEQIDTFFETNDSQLYDKYGEMTNNVQYITPSFGPVFKDPVKIKPQKEADSAFFEGNATEQIASQCSPPAYSQLSHVAQLYNDPRVSGTLSQKQTKRGSYRCSHCSDNFPTILMFAAHLDKFNLRRPYTCPIKQCPWKILGFLQATGLRRHCASQHRGELDVEMEKSLNLRVEKYPGLSCPFSICQKTFKRKDAYKRHVAMVHNNADSRFNKRLKKIMNSISNNKSK; this is encoded by the coding sequence ATGCCATTATACTTTGGGCAAAACAGTGCCATCGCCAACGTATCTTGGAATGGAGAGAATTTCCAAGAAGTAAAATCATTTTGTCATTGGCATGAAGCAGAGCGAAATATAAACCAAAACTCGGTAACACTTTTAGGGGATGATGCTAACTTGTATTTCGCCAAGAATTATTTACTGGGATCACTGGAATCTACAGTTCCAATACCCGAGGTTCAAGGCCAGGTTGAACAAATAGATAcgttttttgaaacaaatGACTCACAGTTATATGACAAATATGGTGAAATGACAAATAATGTACAGTACATTACGCCATCTTTTGGCCCTGTGTTCAAAGATCCAGTAAAGATCAAACCTCAAAAAGAAGCGGATTCagcattttttgaaggcaATGCGACAGAACAAATTGCTTCGCAATGCTCTCCCCCGGCTTATTCGCAACTCTCACATGTGGCTCAACTATATAATGACCCTAGGGTATCGGGCACGCTTTCTCAAAAGCAGACGAAAAGGGGAAGTTATCGGTGTTCCCACTGTTCAGATAATTTCCCAACAATACTAATGTTTGCCGCGCATTTAGATAAATTCAACCTTAGAAGACCGTACACATGCCCAATAAAGCAGTGCCCTTGGAAAATATTAGGATTTCTGCAAGCAACAGGTTTAAGAAGACACTGTGCATCTCAGCATAGAGGAGAGCTTGATGTAGAGATGGAGAAATCGCTAAATTTGAGGGTGGAAAAGTATCCAGGGCTCAGTTGTCCATTTTCTATTTGCCAGAAAACATTTAAGAGGAAGGATGCCTATAAGAGGCATGTAGCCATGGTGCATAATAATGCCGATTCGAGGTTCAATAAgcgtttgaaaaaaattatgaACAGCATCTCCAACAATAAAAGTAAATAG
- the TAM41 gene encoding putative phosphatidate cytidylyltransferase yields the protein MFRVSENRLNLLLRGHATHASVLRRLLSTRIKEEKTTLEDAGIISNRTIHEKQNHHIEGITKDNDLELLEKGIRKSDEMTSNFTNYMYRFHRLPPNYGSNQLITIDKELQRELHGVMASFKAPCRFAFGYGSGVFEQAGYSKTDSKPQIDIILGVTHPSHFHSINMRQNPHHYSSLKYFGSEFVSKFQEIGAGVYFNPFANINGHDVKYGVVSMETLLKDVATWNTFYIAGRLQKPVKILKNDLRVQYWNQLNLKAAATLAKHYTLEKNNNKFDEFQFYKEITALSYAGDIRYKLGGENPDKVNNIVTKNFERFQIYYRPIYKEVVLNDSFYLPKGFTLKNTQRLLLSRISKSSALQTIKGVFTAGVTKSIKYAWAKKMKSMKRS from the coding sequence ATGTTTCGAGTCTCTGAAAATCGCCTAAACTTACTGCTGAGAGGCCACGCAACACATGCAAGCGTGTTGAGAAGACTTTTGAGTACGCGTAttaaggaagaaaagactaCCTTAGAGGATGCTGGCATTATCTCTAATAGAACAATTCACGAAAAGCAAAATCACCATATTGAAGGGATTACTAAGGACAATGATCTGGAATTACTAGAAAAAGGTATCAGGAAATCTGACGAGATGACTTCCAATTTCACAAATTATATGTACAGATTTCACAGACTCCCTCCCAATTACGGAAGTAATCAACTCATCACCATCGATAAGGAACTGCAGAGAGAACTGCATGGAGTTATGGCGTCTTTCAAGGCTCCTTGCAGGTTTGCATTTGGTTACGGCTCCGgagtttttgaacaagCAGGGTATTCTAAAACAGATAGCAAACCCCAAATCGATATTATCTTAGGTGTCACTCATCCATCACATTTTCACTCTATTAATATGAGACAAAATCCCCACCACTATTCCAGTTTGAAATACTTCGGTTCCGAATTCGTTtccaaatttcaagaaattggtGCAGGGGTGTACTTCAACCCATTTGCTAATATAAATGGACACGACGTAAAATATGGAGTAGTTTCTATGGAAACGCTTTTAAAAGACGTAGCTACTTGGAATACATTCTATATAGCGGGGCGACTACAAAAACCGGTTaaaatattaaagaatGATCTACGAGTGCAATACTGGAACCAGCTAAACCTGAAAGCTGCCGCTACATTGGCTAAGCATTACACCCTagagaaaaacaacaacaagttTGACGAATTCCAATTTTATAAAGAGATAACCGCTTTGAGTTACGCAGGTGATATTAGATACAAACTAGGTGGAGAAAATCCCGACAAAGTTAACAACATTGTTACtaaaaactttgaaagGTTCCAAATATACTATAGACCTATTTACAAAGAGGTGGTCCTAAACGATTCATTTTATCTTCCAAAGGGATTCACATTAAAAAACACTCAAAGACTCTTACTCAGCCGCATAAGTAAATCGAGTGCACTGCAAACCATTAAAGGTGTTTTCACTGCGGGGGTCACAAAATCGATTAAGTATGCTTGGGCtaagaagatgaaatcaatgaaaagaagttAG
- the TFC4 gene encoding transcription factor TFIIIC subunit TFC4: MVARKSKRGQQKQLAKPEEFDVPKENEEDEEHLYGNIDDYKHLIQDEEYCDEDVPRDLQFSEDEDDSERDDSLLAEFSDYGEISEDDEEDFMNAIREASNFKVKKKKKNDKSKSYGRQRKERVLDPEVAQLLSEANEAFVRNDLQVAERLFNEVIKKDARNFAAYETLGDIYQLQGRLNDCCNSWFLAAHLNASDWEFWKIVAILSADLDHVRQAIYCLSRVISLNPMEWESTYRRAMLYKKTGQLARALDGFQKLYIYNPYDANILRELAILYVDYDRIDDAVELYMKVFNANVERREAILAAAENALDSSDEESGAEEEAEKEPHDQDEDMQMFPEINWKKINAKYKCIPFDWSSLNILAELFLKLAVGEVDGIKAIKKCARWIQRREGQVFWDGVPDDSEFDNRRFKNSTFDSLPAIEKEKSYTIPIDIRVRLGLLRLDTDNLVEALNHFQCLYDESFTDVADLYFEAATALTKAEKYKEAIDFFTPLLAIEEWRTTDVFKPLARCYKETETYGTAKEYYELAIKSEPGDLDIRVSLAEVYYHLNDPETFKNMLVDVVEMRKHQVDESLNRISTEKGSGDSLNDVSSKPLLEDSKFRTFRKKKRTPYDAERERIERERRITAKVVEKYQNIKKFKFDPALGEAKQATIWINTVSELVDIFSSVKNFFMKSRSRKFVGILRRTKKFNTELDFQIERLSKLAEGDSVFEGPLMEERVTLTSATELRGLSYEQWFELFMELSLIIAKYQSVEDGLSVVETAQEVNVFFQDPERVKMMKFVKLAIVLQMDDEEELAENLRGLLNQFQFNRKVLQVFMYSLCRGPSSLNILSSTIQQKFFLRQLKAFDSCRYSTEVNGQASITNKVVDNPDKKSSPYLYYIYAVLLYSSRGFLSALQYLTRLEEDIPDDPMVNLLMGLSHIHRAMQRLTAQRHFQILHGLRYLYRYYTIRKSLYTDLEKQEADYNLGRSFHLIGLVSIAVEYYNKVLENYDDEKLKKHAAYNCIIIYQQSGNVQLADKLMEEYLSV, encoded by the coding sequence ATGGTGGcaaggaaatcaaagaGGGGCCAACAAAAGCAGCTTGCTAAACCAGAGGAATTCGATGTtccaaaggaaaatgaagaagatgaagaacaTTTGTACGGTAATATTGACGACTACAAGCATCTAATCCAAGATGAGGAATATTGTGATGAAGATGTACCTCGCGATTTGCAATTTAGCGAAGATGAGGACGACTCTGAGCGGGATGATTCTTTGCTGGCAGAATTTTCAGACTATGGGGAAATatctgaagatgatgaagaagatttcatGAATGCAATTAGGGAAGCAAGTAACTTcaaagtgaaaaagaaaaagaaaaacgatAAAAGTAAATCATATGGCCGccaaaggaaagaaagagtaCTAGATCCAGAAGTAGCGCAATTGCTCTCTGAGGCTAATGAAGCATTTGTTAGAAATGATTTACAAGTTGCGGAAAGATTATTTAATGAAGTCATTAAAAAAGATGCGCGTAATTTTGCTGCTTATGAAACTCTGGGTGACATCTACCAATTGCAAGGAAGACTTAACGATTGTTGTAACTCGTGGTTTTTGGCAGCCCATCTAAATGCGTCCGATTGggaattttggaaaatagTGGCTATCTTATCTGCTGATTTAGATCACGTTAGACAAGCAATATACTGTTTGTCTAGGGTTATAAGCTTGAACCCTATGGAATGGGAATCTACGTATCGTCGGGCAATGTTGTACAAGAAAACGGGACAATTGGCAAGAGCTCTGGAtggatttcaaaaactatATATCTACAATCCTTACGATGCGAACATATTAAGGGAGCTGGCTATTCTTTACGTTGACTATGACAGAATCGATGACGCCGTTGAACTTTACATGAAAGTGTTTAACGCAAATGTCGAAAGAAGAGAAGCCATTTTGGCTGCTGCAGAAAATGCTTTAGATTCTTCAGATGAAGAAAGCGGggcagaagaagaagccgAAAAGGAACCTCACGATCAAGATGAGGATATGCAGATGTTTCCTGAGATtaactggaaaaaaataaatgcaaaatataaatgtaTACCATTCGATTGGTCGTCTTTGAATATTCTCGCTGAactctttttgaaactggCAGTCGGTGAGGTTGATGGTATTAAAGCTATCAAAAAATGTGCACGTTGGATTCAACGTCGTGAAGGTCAGGTGTTTTGGGACGGCGTTCCGGATGATTCAGAATTTGACAATAGAAGGTTCAAAAATAGTACTTTCGATTCTCTACCtgccattgaaaaggaaaaatcGTATACTATTCCAATCGACATCAGAGTTAGGTTAGGGTTGCTGAGGTTAGACACAGATAACCTTGTTGAAGCCCTCAATCACTTTCAATGTCTTTACGATGAAAGTTTTACCGACGTTGCagatttatattttgaagcAGCGACTGCTTTGACAAAGGCCGAAAAGTATAAAGAAGCCATTGATTTCTTTACGCCGTTGTTGGCTATTGAGGAATGGCGTACAACTGACGTTTTTAAGCCCCTAGCAAGGTGTTACAAAGAAACCGAAACTTATGGAACAGCTAAGGAATATTACGAATTGGCCATCAAATCTGAACCAGGCGATTTGGATATTCGTGTGTCACTCGCAGAAGTTTATTATCACCTAAACGATCCAGaaacattcaaaaatatgttAGTTGACGTTGTGGAAATGAGAAAACATCAAGTTGATGAATCACTCAATAGGATATCTACTGAGAAGGGCTCTGGTGATAGTTTGAACGATGTCTCCAGTAAACCATTATTAGAGGATAGCAAATTTCGAACCtttagaaagaaaaagcgCACACCCTATGACGcagagagagagagaatagaaagggaaagaagaataacTGCAAAAGTCGTAGAGAAATATCAGAATATCAAGAAATTCAAGTTTGATCCAGCACTTGGTGAAGCCAAACAAGCCACTATATGGATTAATACAGTTTCAGAACTggttgatattttttcaagtgttaaaaacttcttcatGAAAAGTCGTTCCAGGAAATTCGTTGGTATCCTACGGAGAACTAAGAAATTTAATACCGAGcttgattttcaaatagaAAGACTATCCAAACTAGCTGAAGGAGATAGCGTGTTTGAAGGACCGTTAATGGAAGAGAGAGTGACTCTAACATCTGCAACAGAATTAAGAGGACTGTCATATGAGCAATGGTTTGAGCTATTTATGGAACTTTCCCTTATAATAGCGAAATATCAAAGCGTTGAGGATGGTTTAAGTGTGGTAGAAACGGCCCAGGAAGTGAACGTCTTTTTTCAGGATCCTGAAAGAGtcaaaatgatgaaattcgTGAAACTGGCTATTGTACTGCAAAtggacgatgaagaagaattggcGGAAAACTTAAGAGGTCTTCTGaatcaatttcaatttaaCAGGAAAGTTTTGCAGGTATTTATGTATTCCTTATGCCGCGGGCCTTCCTCTCTGAATATTCTAAGTTCTAccattcaacaaaaattcttcttaAGACAACTGAAAGCCTTCGATAGTTGCAGATATAGCACAGAAGTTAATGGTCAAGCCTCAATAACGAACAAAGTCGTGGACAACCCCGACAAAAAGTCATCGCCATACCTGTACTATATCTATGCTGTTTTGCTTTACTCTAGTAGAGGCTTTCTTTCAGCATTACAGTACTTAACGAGGCTAGAGGAGGATATTCCAGACGATCCAATGGTTAACCTTTTAATGGGGCTATCGCATATTCATCGTGCCATGCAAAGGCTAACGGCTCAaagacattttcaaatacttcaTGGATTGCGATATTTGTATCGCTATTAtacaataagaaaaagtctATACACAGATCtggaaaaacaagaagcaGATTACAATTTAGGGCGCTCTTTTCATTTGATTGGTCTGGTATCGATTGCAGTTGAATACTATAACAAGGTTTTAGAGAACTATGACGAtgaaaagttgaaaaaacacGCCGCATACAACTGTATTATAATTTATCAGCAAAGCGGGAATGTGCAATTAGCTGATAAACTCATGGAAGAGTATCTAAGTGTTTAA